In Prochlorococcus marinus str. MIT 1214, one DNA window encodes the following:
- the pstA gene encoding phosphate ABC transporter permease PstA: MNYASQKSLTYNPSLSRNIGNKALTIISALFAIISVLPLILVISYVLIKGGSYINLDTLILEPEPPGDDLLSAGGIGPAITGTFIMTFIASVISIPVGVGGGIYLAEYSKSGKFAKFIRFGSNVLAGVPSIIAGVFIYAIIVSTKILFGSMFSGIAGGFSLSILMLPTIIKTTDEALKLVPNDMRRAAFGVGASKFIMITNITLPAAFRSISTGVLLALARAAGETAPLIFTALFSRYYITSFDDLFYEMGSLSVLIYNFAIEPYEAQNQLAWAASFILVVVLLSLNILSRWIGTLGTFSKNKV; encoded by the coding sequence ATGAATTACGCTTCACAAAAATCACTAACTTATAACCCCTCTCTATCTAGAAATATTGGGAACAAAGCATTAACTATTATTTCTGCTCTTTTTGCTATCATTTCCGTCCTTCCTTTAATATTAGTCATAAGCTATGTATTAATTAAAGGTGGAAGTTATATAAACTTAGACACCTTAATACTTGAACCCGAGCCACCCGGAGATGATCTTCTCTCAGCGGGAGGAATAGGGCCAGCAATAACTGGAACTTTTATAATGACATTTATTGCTTCAGTAATATCAATACCTGTTGGAGTAGGAGGTGGAATATATCTTGCTGAATATTCAAAATCAGGAAAATTTGCAAAGTTTATAAGGTTTGGATCAAATGTACTTGCAGGAGTTCCTTCTATAATTGCTGGTGTATTTATATATGCAATTATAGTCTCTACCAAAATATTGTTTGGATCAATGTTCAGTGGTATTGCAGGCGGATTCTCACTGTCTATTTTAATGCTTCCAACAATAATTAAAACTACTGATGAAGCACTTAAATTAGTTCCAAATGACATGAGAAGAGCTGCATTTGGAGTTGGTGCCTCAAAATTCATAATGATAACAAATATCACATTACCAGCTGCATTTAGATCAATTTCTACAGGAGTATTATTAGCACTCGCTAGAGCTGCAGGAGAAACAGCTCCATTAATATTTACAGCACTTTTCTCCCGTTACTATATTACAAGTTTTGATGATCTATTCTATGAAATGGGTTCGTTGTCAGTCTTAATTTACAATTTCGCTATTGAACCATACGAAGCACAAAACCAACTAGCATGGGCAGCATCATTCATATTAGTTGTTGTACTTTTAAGCCTTAATATCCTTTCAAGATGGATAGGCACACTTGGTACTTTTTCAAAAAATAAAGTATAA
- a CDS encoding DnaJ domain-containing protein, whose product MTTTVDPNYWSLLGVSPECDANELKSAFRKEARKWHPDLNKNDVNAEERFKLINEAYAILSDPKKRREWEKQNEKYTDIFDNRFPTYEEYLEVILGVRTNLNIDNDDIEEQYSEISEDDNEYVDRTNYNEYIPTTSEPSPPPTLIYEDQESIVEISPDQALYGSSVEIQLQDGTLVEVLTPPFAGDGWRLRIEGAAIGCRDHFVQLKVQTEDGLCIDGLRVKYRLELFPHDALLGCAVDIPTLNGTVTLQVPPNSSTGRLLRLRGRGLEYEEYRGDQIVEIIIVLPDNLSDSEIALYQRLNELSMENY is encoded by the coding sequence ATGACTACTACCGTTGATCCTAATTATTGGTCTTTATTAGGAGTATCTCCTGAATGTGACGCTAATGAACTTAAATCTGCCTTTAGAAAAGAGGCAAGAAAGTGGCACCCTGATTTAAACAAAAATGATGTTAACGCAGAGGAAAGATTTAAATTAATCAATGAAGCCTATGCGATTCTTAGCGACCCAAAGAAGAGAAGAGAATGGGAGAAACAAAATGAAAAATACACTGATATCTTTGATAATAGATTTCCCACTTATGAAGAATATTTAGAGGTTATATTAGGAGTAAGAACAAATCTAAATATTGATAATGATGATATAGAAGAGCAATATTCTGAGATTTCTGAAGACGATAATGAATACGTTGATCGAACTAATTATAATGAATATATTCCTACAACAAGTGAACCATCACCACCACCCACATTAATTTATGAAGATCAAGAATCCATTGTAGAAATCTCACCAGATCAAGCTCTTTACGGCTCTTCTGTTGAAATTCAATTGCAAGACGGTACTCTTGTTGAAGTGTTAACTCCCCCCTTTGCAGGTGATGGATGGAGATTAAGAATAGAAGGTGCAGCAATTGGTTGTCGTGATCATTTTGTTCAATTAAAAGTCCAAACTGAAGATGGCTTATGTATTGATGGCTTAAGGGTTAAGTATCGTCTTGAATTATTTCCACATGATGCTTTATTAGGATGCGCTGTGGATATCCCAACTCTAAACGGCACGGTAACTTTGCAAGTACCTCCTAATTCATCAACCGGTAGATTGTTAAGATTAAGAGGCCGTGGGTTGGAATACGAAGAATATCGAGGTGATCAGATTGTAGAAATAATTATTGTGTTACCTGACAATCTAAGTGACTCCGAAATTGCATTATATCAGCGTCTAAATGAACTATCTATGGAAAATTATTAG
- a CDS encoding DUF3110 domain-containing protein translates to MLVHVLLYEPGTESEGIHSLELKGSTVILMFEDRDDAERYCGLLEAQDFPTPSVEELTRRDIEAFCVEAGYEARYVEKGFIPSTDEERLMISPPLSNLEVGNWHNNDDRNEQISSNDQLEEIKKRLENLL, encoded by the coding sequence ATGTTAGTTCATGTCCTTTTGTATGAACCGGGGACTGAAAGTGAAGGTATACATTCCCTCGAACTAAAAGGATCAACAGTAATCCTTATGTTCGAAGATAGAGACGATGCTGAGAGATATTGTGGTCTTTTAGAGGCTCAAGACTTCCCAACTCCTTCTGTTGAAGAGTTAACAAGGAGAGATATTGAAGCTTTTTGTGTCGAAGCTGGATATGAAGCCCGATATGTGGAAAAAGGATTTATTCCAAGCACTGATGAAGAACGCCTTATGATATCCCCACCCCTTTCAAATTTAGAAGTAGGTAATTGGCATAATAATGATGATAGAAATGAACAAATTTCCTCTAATGATCAACTTGAAGAGATAAAGAAACGTTTAGAAAATCTTTTATGA
- a CDS encoding peptidylprolyl isomerase, translating into MSKVLMNTDKGQLTIALFDNDAPKTVENFLKLVKEGFYDGLSFHRVINGFMAQGGCPNTREGARGIAGTGGPGYSINCEINSNKHVAGSLSMAHAGKDTGGSQFFLVHAPQPHLDGVHTVFGKTDDMKILLSITNGTKIINISLIK; encoded by the coding sequence ATGTCTAAAGTATTGATGAACACAGATAAAGGCCAATTGACTATTGCCCTGTTTGATAATGATGCTCCCAAAACAGTTGAAAACTTTTTGAAACTTGTTAAAGAGGGTTTTTACGATGGCCTTTCATTCCATAGAGTTATTAATGGCTTTATGGCGCAAGGCGGATGTCCGAATACTAGAGAGGGAGCAAGAGGGATAGCTGGAACTGGAGGACCTGGATATTCCATTAATTGTGAAATTAATTCAAACAAGCACGTTGCTGGATCGCTTTCTATGGCGCATGCAGGAAAGGATACAGGCGGTAGCCAATTCTTTTTAGTTCATGCTCCACAACCACATTTGGATGGAGTACATACTGTCTTTGGTAAAACAGATGACATGAAAATACTTTTATCTATTACTAATGGTACTAAGATTATTAATATTAGCCTTATAAAATAG
- the argC gene encoding N-acetyl-gamma-glutamyl-phosphate reductase, whose product MAISTLKAGKIAIIGASGYGGLQLVKLINEHPIFEISTLNGERSVGKSWNAINPFLKLLSDKQITKSNIDEISQDSDYAILSLPNGLSSQLTPLLLEKGIKVLDLSADYRFKSLDKWKEVYSKEAAKFQRYDYELCEEAIYGFSEEFSSEISKSRLIACPGCYPTSSLSVLIPFLKQGLIDSEGIIIDAKSGTSGGGRNPTEQLLLSECSESIKPYGVIGHRHTAEIETIASYFAGHEVNLQFTPHLVPMVRGILSTVYARLRDPGLTAEDCKVVIEAFYKNQPFIDILPVGTYPATKWVKNTNKVMISVEVDKRNGRIVLMSVIDNLIKGQAGQAIQNLNIMHGLESDIGLPKITYYP is encoded by the coding sequence ATGGCAATTAGTACATTGAAAGCTGGGAAGATCGCAATTATTGGAGCATCTGGATATGGAGGACTTCAACTCGTAAAGTTAATCAATGAGCATCCAATCTTTGAGATTTCTACTCTAAATGGAGAGCGATCAGTAGGTAAAAGCTGGAATGCAATAAACCCTTTTTTGAAACTCCTGAGTGACAAACAGATAACAAAAAGCAATATTGATGAAATTTCTCAAGATTCGGATTATGCAATATTGAGTCTGCCAAACGGTTTATCATCGCAACTAACCCCTTTATTATTAGAAAAAGGTATTAAAGTACTTGATTTATCAGCAGATTATAGATTTAAGTCATTAGACAAATGGAAGGAAGTATATTCCAAAGAGGCTGCAAAATTTCAAAGATATGACTACGAATTATGTGAAGAGGCTATTTATGGCTTTTCAGAGGAATTTAGTAGTGAAATCTCAAAGTCTAGATTAATTGCTTGTCCAGGTTGCTACCCAACCTCATCTCTTAGTGTACTTATTCCATTTTTAAAACAAGGATTAATAGATAGTGAAGGAATTATCATTGATGCCAAATCTGGTACATCCGGAGGAGGGAGAAATCCCACTGAACAACTTTTACTGTCTGAGTGCTCTGAATCTATTAAGCCTTATGGCGTTATTGGGCATAGGCATACGGCTGAGATAGAAACGATTGCTAGTTACTTTGCTGGTCATGAAGTGAATTTGCAATTTACGCCTCATTTAGTGCCAATGGTTAGAGGGATTTTATCGACAGTTTATGCTCGTTTAAGAGATCCTGGATTAACAGCAGAAGACTGCAAAGTTGTAATTGAAGCTTTTTATAAAAATCAACCATTTATTGATATTTTGCCTGTAGGAACTTATCCAGCAACTAAATGGGTTAAAAATACAAATAAAGTTATGATTTCAGTTGAAGTTGATAAACGTAATGGAAGAATAGTTCTAATGAGTGTGATTGATAATCTTATAAAAGGTCAAGCAGGACAGGCTATACAAAATTTAAATATTATGCACGGACTTGAATCAGATATTGGTCTTCCTAAGATTACTTATTATCCATAA
- the pstB gene encoding phosphate ABC transporter ATP-binding protein PstB has protein sequence MNKKNIKPKYSVSLDNVSIKYGNSVAVKNVFCDIEKNQVTSFIGPSGCGKSTVIRAINRMNDLIEDCKLSGSVIFEGIDIYAEDIDPVEVRRRIGMVFQQPNPFPKSIYENIAFGARVNGYKGDMDQLVEESLTKAAVWDECKDKLNESGYSLSGGQQQRLCIARTIAIEPDVILMDEPCSALDPLSTLKIEETIHELKKNFTIIIVTHNMQQANRVSDYTAFFNTEKKDKDLGGKIGFLVEFDKTKNMFNSPKQKSTQDYISGKFG, from the coding sequence ATGAATAAAAAAAATATAAAACCTAAATATTCAGTTTCACTAGACAATGTATCTATAAAATATGGCAATTCAGTTGCAGTTAAAAATGTGTTTTGTGATATTGAAAAGAATCAAGTTACATCTTTTATTGGTCCATCAGGATGCGGCAAATCAACCGTCATTAGAGCAATCAACCGAATGAACGATTTAATTGAAGATTGCAAATTATCAGGCAGTGTTATTTTTGAAGGAATAGATATATATGCAGAAGATATAGATCCAGTTGAAGTAAGAAGGAGAATTGGAATGGTTTTTCAACAACCCAATCCTTTTCCTAAAAGTATTTACGAAAATATTGCCTTTGGTGCAAGAGTTAATGGATATAAAGGTGATATGGATCAATTAGTAGAAGAATCTCTTACAAAGGCAGCTGTTTGGGATGAATGCAAGGATAAATTAAACGAAAGTGGTTATTCATTATCTGGGGGGCAACAACAACGATTATGCATAGCAAGGACAATTGCTATTGAACCTGATGTGATCTTAATGGATGAGCCATGCTCAGCACTTGATCCATTATCTACATTAAAAATTGAAGAGACAATTCATGAATTAAAGAAAAATTTTACAATCATTATTGTTACGCACAATATGCAACAAGCTAATAGAGTCAGTGATTACACAGCTTTTTTCAACACAGAGAAAAAAGATAAAGATTTAGGTGGGAAAATTGGTTTTTTAGTTGAGTTTGATAAAACAAAAAACATGTTCAATTCACCAAAGCAAAAATCAACTCAAGACTATATTTCTGGAAAATTTGGATAA
- the pstC gene encoding phosphate ABC transporter permease subunit PstC: protein MDKATTSKFLLRRRPTSEKLVDIGFKNFVIAMASMVAVVLFSIFAVVYYESTESISRYGLRFLVSSAWNPVTDEYGAFTAIYGTLFTSLASLLIAIPLGVGTAIFITENIIPKYIRDVIGIMVELLAAIPSVVLGLWAVFIMEPFIRPFLNLIYELFGFIPFFGTQPLGAGMMPAILILVVMILPIITSISKDSLNQVPSKLRQAAYGIGASRWTTIFKVIIPAAVSGITGGVLLALGRAMGETMAVTMIIGNSNNFSWSIFAPSYTISSMLANQFGEADGSQVSSLMYAALILMILTLIVNVFAQWIVKKLSLKYQ from the coding sequence GTGGACAAAGCAACTACATCGAAATTTTTACTAAGAAGAAGACCAACTTCGGAGAAGTTGGTGGATATAGGCTTTAAAAATTTTGTTATTGCTATGGCTTCAATGGTAGCCGTAGTACTTTTTTCAATATTTGCAGTTGTTTACTATGAATCAACCGAATCGATCTCAAGATATGGTTTGAGGTTTCTAGTTAGTTCTGCATGGAATCCTGTAACCGATGAGTATGGGGCATTCACTGCAATTTATGGAACCCTTTTTACATCACTTGCTTCATTATTAATAGCTATTCCATTAGGCGTAGGCACTGCAATATTTATAACAGAAAATATAATTCCTAAATACATAAGAGATGTAATTGGAATAATGGTTGAGCTTTTAGCTGCTATTCCATCAGTAGTTTTAGGATTATGGGCAGTATTCATTATGGAACCTTTTATTAGACCATTTTTGAACTTGATCTACGAGCTATTTGGATTTATACCATTTTTCGGCACCCAACCTTTAGGTGCTGGAATGATGCCAGCAATACTAATACTTGTGGTAATGATATTACCTATAATTACATCTATTTCAAAAGATTCTCTAAATCAAGTTCCATCTAAACTTAGGCAAGCTGCCTATGGAATTGGAGCGTCAAGATGGACTACTATTTTTAAAGTTATTATTCCAGCCGCAGTTTCTGGGATAACAGGAGGAGTTTTACTTGCTTTAGGAAGAGCTATGGGTGAGACAATGGCAGTCACAATGATTATTGGCAATTCAAATAACTTTAGTTGGTCAATATTTGCTCCTTCATATACAATTTCATCAATGCTTGCAAATCAATTTGGTGAAGCAGATGGAAGCCAAGTCTCTTCATTAATGTATGCAGCATTAATCCTAATGATATTAACATTAATAGTTAATGTATTTGCCCAGTGGATTGTAAAAAAATTAAGTTTAAAGTATCAATAA
- the murQ gene encoding N-acetylmuramic acid 6-phosphate etherase, producing the protein MINRNKDSKNNNYRILTEQINLTSNELDIKSTNEIVNIFSEADKEPQKAVENAIPEIVNAIDEITVRLKSNGRLFYIGTGTSGRLGVLDASECPPTFCTNPDMVQGIIAGGIPSLTKSSESLEDLSEISVADLKDRNFTNRDALIGITASGRTPYVLGALNYSKNIDALTISISSVPECDSTLNNDIDIRLITGPEILAGSTRLKAGTATKMALNIISTSVMIKLGKVYCNRMIDLSVNNDKLMDRAIGILCDIGSVDKESAFQLLKKTNGSVKLSLLIALSGMDVIEAKQLLNDSNGNLRTALITIKSY; encoded by the coding sequence ATGATAAATCGTAATAAAGATTCCAAAAATAATAATTATCGGATACTTACGGAGCAGATTAATTTAACATCTAATGAATTGGATATTAAATCGACTAATGAAATTGTAAATATTTTTTCTGAAGCTGATAAAGAACCTCAAAAGGCTGTGGAGAACGCTATTCCAGAGATAGTTAATGCTATTGATGAAATTACAGTAAGACTTAAATCAAATGGTAGATTGTTTTATATTGGCACGGGTACTTCAGGAAGATTAGGTGTTTTAGATGCCTCAGAATGCCCTCCAACTTTTTGCACGAATCCAGATATGGTTCAGGGCATAATTGCTGGAGGCATCCCATCATTAACAAAAAGTTCTGAATCTCTAGAGGATTTATCTGAGATTTCTGTTGCTGATCTTAAAGATAGAAATTTTACAAATAGAGACGCATTAATAGGTATAACAGCAAGTGGTCGAACTCCATATGTACTAGGAGCATTAAACTATTCAAAAAATATAGATGCACTAACTATTTCTATTTCATCTGTTCCAGAATGTGATTCAACGTTAAATAATGATATCGATATTAGGCTGATTACAGGACCAGAGATTCTTGCAGGCTCCACAAGATTAAAAGCTGGCACAGCTACAAAGATGGCGTTAAATATAATTTCTACTTCTGTGATGATTAAATTAGGAAAGGTTTATTGCAATAGAATGATCGATTTATCAGTAAACAACGATAAATTAATGGATAGAGCAATTGGTATTTTATGTGATATCGGTTCAGTTGATAAAGAATCTGCTTTTCAACTTTTAAAGAAGACAAATGGATCCGTAAAATTATCTTTATTAATTGCTTTGTCTGGGATGGATGTTATTGAGGCTAAGCAATTACTCAATGATTCAAACGGGAATTTAAGAACCGCACTAATTACTATTAAAAGTTATTGA
- the ribBA gene encoding bifunctional 3,4-dihydroxy-2-butanone-4-phosphate synthase/GTP cyclohydrolase II: MKSEDCYEIEFDDIADALAAIRNGECVVVVDDEKRENEGDLICAAQFATPQQINFMATEARGLICLAMQGDRLDQLDLPLMVDRNTDSNQTAFTVSIDAGPEFGVSTGISAEDRAKTIQVALNSQTKPIDLRRPGHIFPLRAKIGGVLKRAGHTEAAVDLSLLAGLSPAGVICEIQNQDGSMARLPELKKYAKERKLKLISIADLIHYRLENERFVYRQAIANLPSLFGDFKAIGYKNELDGSEHVAIIKGDLENLKEPVLVRMHSECLTGDAFGSLRCDCRPQLEAALSRISEEGEGVVVYLRQEGRGIGLVNKLKAYNLQDGGLDTVEANEKLGFPADLRNYGVGAQILTDLGINRLKLLTNNPRKIAGLGGYGLQVESRVPLVICPGDHNAAYLEVKREKLGHLIGNNTQSNLSNERQNIVVYWDGKVHNNELKHFEDKANKWSENHFLNISIQNSPRLIALCKNPLFIWNVRHRDIKTFLEGNLIDKRLLESLLKELSNWENTERIGIIKTDNYERLLHPSENILIEQKVISELSNFENSPLFDWDLKDKTSTIEWS; encoded by the coding sequence TTGAAATCAGAAGATTGTTATGAAATTGAATTTGATGATATAGCGGATGCTCTTGCTGCTATTAGAAACGGTGAATGTGTTGTTGTAGTTGATGATGAAAAGAGAGAAAACGAAGGAGATTTAATCTGTGCTGCTCAATTTGCGACTCCTCAACAAATAAATTTCATGGCCACTGAGGCTAGAGGTTTGATATGTCTAGCGATGCAAGGAGATCGATTAGATCAGTTAGATCTACCTTTAATGGTCGACAGAAATACCGATTCAAACCAAACAGCCTTCACGGTAAGCATCGATGCAGGTCCAGAATTTGGAGTATCTACTGGTATTTCTGCTGAAGATAGAGCTAAAACAATTCAAGTTGCTCTTAATAGTCAAACAAAACCAATAGATTTGAGAAGACCGGGTCATATTTTTCCCTTAAGAGCAAAAATAGGTGGTGTATTAAAAAGAGCTGGACATACCGAAGCAGCAGTAGATTTATCTTTGTTAGCGGGTCTATCTCCAGCAGGGGTTATCTGTGAAATCCAAAATCAAGATGGATCAATGGCAAGACTGCCGGAATTAAAAAAATATGCGAAGGAAAGAAAATTAAAGTTGATAAGTATTGCAGATTTAATTCATTACAGACTTGAAAATGAGAGATTTGTCTACAGACAAGCAATTGCAAATTTACCCAGCCTGTTTGGTGATTTCAAGGCAATAGGTTATAAGAACGAATTGGATGGTTCAGAACATGTCGCGATAATAAAAGGAGATCTTGAAAATTTAAAAGAGCCGGTATTAGTAAGAATGCACTCAGAGTGTCTAACAGGTGATGCATTTGGATCATTAAGGTGCGATTGCAGACCTCAATTAGAAGCAGCCTTATCAAGGATTTCTGAAGAAGGGGAAGGAGTTGTTGTATATCTAAGGCAGGAAGGAAGAGGTATAGGTTTAGTGAATAAATTAAAAGCCTATAACCTCCAAGATGGAGGATTAGATACGGTTGAAGCTAATGAGAAGTTAGGCTTTCCGGCAGATCTAAGAAATTATGGAGTAGGAGCACAAATTTTGACAGATTTAGGAATAAACAGACTTAAGTTATTAACCAATAATCCAAGAAAAATAGCAGGTCTTGGTGGATATGGTCTTCAGGTTGAGTCTAGGGTCCCATTAGTAATTTGCCCTGGAGATCATAATGCAGCTTATCTTGAAGTAAAAAGAGAAAAACTTGGCCACTTAATTGGTAATAATACCCAATCAAATTTAAGCAATGAAAGACAAAACATTGTTGTCTATTGGGATGGTAAAGTTCATAATAACGAATTAAAACATTTTGAAGATAAAGCTAATAAATGGTCAGAAAACCATTTTTTAAATATTTCTATTCAAAACTCTCCAAGGTTAATAGCTTTATGTAAAAACCCATTATTTATATGGAATGTAAGACATAGAGATATTAAGACATTTTTAGAAGGAAACTTAATAGATAAAAGATTGCTTGAGTCACTTCTTAAAGAACTAAGTAACTGGGAAAATACAGAAAGAATTGGAATAATTAAAACAGATAACTATGAAAGACTGTTGCATCCATCTGAAAATATATTAATTGAACAGAAAGTAATTAGCGAACTTTCAAATTTTGAGAATTCGCCTTTATTTGATTGGGATTTAAAAGATAAAACCAGTACTATTGAATGGAGTTAA
- the dnaK gene encoding molecular chaperone DnaK translates to MGRIVGIDLGTTNSVVAVLEAGRPVVIASAEGARTTPSVVGFTKESELLVGQLARRQLVLNPKNTFSNLKRFVGRAWDELEETSLSVPYSVRSNDQGNVRITSPITKREYAPEELIGNIIRKLIDDAETYLGENVDAAVITVPAYFNDSQRQATRDAAILAGISVERILNEPTSAALAYGFDKSSSRKVLVFDLGGGTFDVSLMSISNGVFDVKATSGDTQLGGNDFDQKIVDWLAEDFLKKNKIDLRRDRQSLQRLTEAAEKAKQELSGVQTTPISLPFISTGKDGPLHIDTTLSRKNYESLCNDLLDRLFDPVNTVIDDSGWDPEEIDEVVLVGGSTRMPMVKQLVKTLVPNPPCQSVNPDEVVAIGAAIQGGILSGELRDLLLNDVTPLSLGLETVGGLMKILIPRNTSIPVRQSDVFSTSESNQSSVEIHIWQGERQMASDNKSLGKFRLSGIPPAPRGVPQVQVAFDIDANGLLEVSATDRTTGRKQSVSITGGSNLNQNEVNKLIEESKLKASEDRKKRASIDQKNNALTLVAQAERRLRDASLELGPYGAERQQRSVEVAMRDVEDLLQDNDLQELEYAVGSLQEALFGLNRRLSAERKTESNPIQGIKNTFGSLKDELFSDDYWDDDPWDYSQRGQNRNGDNSYGRRDIDPWDNDYYR, encoded by the coding sequence ATGGGGAGAATAGTTGGCATTGACTTGGGAACGACAAATTCCGTTGTAGCGGTGTTGGAGGCTGGTAGGCCTGTTGTTATTGCTAGTGCTGAAGGGGCTAGAACTACTCCATCAGTTGTTGGGTTTACAAAGGAATCTGAATTATTAGTTGGTCAACTTGCTAGAAGACAATTAGTTCTTAATCCAAAAAATACTTTCTCAAATTTAAAAAGATTTGTTGGTAGAGCATGGGATGAACTTGAAGAAACAAGCCTCTCAGTTCCTTATAGCGTTCGTTCAAATGATCAGGGAAATGTTCGAATTACATCTCCTATTACAAAAAGAGAATATGCCCCCGAAGAATTGATTGGAAATATCATTAGGAAGTTAATAGATGACGCTGAAACCTATTTAGGAGAAAATGTTGATGCTGCTGTAATCACTGTTCCCGCTTATTTCAACGATTCACAAAGACAAGCTACCCGAGATGCTGCGATTTTGGCTGGTATTTCTGTTGAAAGGATTCTGAATGAACCAACATCTGCTGCTCTAGCTTATGGATTTGATAAAAGCTCTTCTAGAAAAGTTTTGGTTTTTGATTTAGGTGGCGGAACATTTGATGTTTCATTAATGTCCATTTCAAATGGTGTTTTTGATGTAAAGGCAACCTCAGGCGACACACAGTTAGGTGGTAATGATTTTGATCAAAAAATTGTTGATTGGCTTGCGGAAGATTTTTTAAAAAAAAATAAAATAGATCTAAGAAGAGACAGACAGTCATTACAAAGACTTACTGAAGCGGCTGAGAAAGCGAAACAGGAACTTTCAGGTGTTCAAACCACTCCAATATCACTTCCTTTTATTTCTACAGGAAAAGATGGTCCGTTACATATAGATACGACTCTTAGTAGAAAAAATTACGAGAGTCTTTGCAATGATCTTTTAGATAGATTATTTGATCCTGTTAATACTGTAATTGATGATTCAGGTTGGGATCCTGAGGAGATTGATGAGGTTGTTCTTGTAGGAGGGAGTACACGAATGCCAATGGTAAAACAATTAGTTAAAACTTTAGTTCCAAATCCACCTTGTCAATCTGTTAATCCTGATGAAGTAGTAGCTATTGGTGCTGCAATTCAAGGTGGGATTCTTTCCGGAGAGTTAAGAGACCTTTTGTTAAATGATGTCACCCCTCTTTCTCTAGGACTTGAAACTGTTGGAGGTTTAATGAAAATTCTTATTCCTCGAAATACTTCAATTCCAGTAAGACAATCAGATGTTTTTAGTACCTCCGAGTCCAATCAATCATCAGTTGAAATACATATTTGGCAAGGAGAGAGGCAAATGGCCTCAGACAATAAATCATTGGGTAAATTCAGATTATCGGGTATCCCTCCTGCCCCAAGAGGTGTTCCTCAAGTTCAGGTGGCTTTTGATATTGATGCCAATGGTTTATTAGAAGTTAGTGCAACTGACAGAACTACTGGAAGGAAGCAGTCTGTAAGTATCACTGGTGGTTCAAACTTGAATCAAAATGAAGTTAACAAATTGATCGAGGAGTCCAAGTTAAAAGCATCTGAAGATAGAAAAAAACGAGCTTCTATTGATCAGAAAAATAATGCTTTGACACTTGTTGCACAAGCCGAGAGGCGACTAAGAGATGCTTCACTTGAATTAGGTCCCTATGGTGCTGAAAGACAACAAAGATCTGTGGAAGTAGCTATGAGGGACGTTGAAGATTTGCTTCAAGATAATGATTTGCAAGAACTTGAATATGCAGTTGGTTCTCTGCAAGAAGCATTATTTGGTTTGAATCGTCGCTTGTCAGCGGAAAGAAAAACAGAATCTAATCCCATACAAGGCATAAAGAATACTTTTGGATCTTTAAAGGACGAATTATTTTCAGATGATTACTGGGATGATGATCCCTGGGATTATTCACAAAGAGGGCAAAACAGAAATGGTGATAATAGTTATGGCAGAAGGGATATAGATCCTTGGGATAATGACTACTACCGTTGA